In Shewanella sp. GD04112, the sequence TATCGTCGTGATCCTTCTGAGCCATGGGGTTTAACCATTGCGACTCAGTATGCTGAAGATCGTCCAGATCTGGGCGATCTACTGTTCCTCGAGTTCGACAATGTGACCGACAGTAAAACGGGTGAAGAGTTTGACTTTGAAACCATTTTACGCAGCGGTATCGATGATCGTCCGGGTCAATACGAAATCATTTACGCCTATAGCAACTTGGGTGCAAATGTGGCAAAAGGCGCGGTATTTGTGGAAGGGTTTGACTCTCCATGGTCAAAAACCGTCGGTCCAAAAAATGGCAACCTCTACGAAGTCTTAGGTTTCGATAACTTAGACGAAAAACTGCAAAACGATCTGGTGGTCTGTTATGACTATGTGGGTCCTGAGCAGAGCCGTATGGAAGTCAGCTTTAAAGTGGCTGTTCAACCTGAAGCAACAGGAAAAACCTTGGATCTTGAACTGAACTACGATCTTGAGGGTGCAACGCCAACCACGTTGGTCCACAGCATTGCTGTGAATGGCAATATCAAGTTAGCGCCAATCGCTAACCAAGTCGTGGCCGAAAACACCCGTCTCGAAGGGCTAAGTGTATCCTATGTGGATGCGAACAAGGTTCCGAACACGGTTGAAGTCACGGGTGAACATATTAGTGCCGAGATCAAGGGTAGTCAGTTTACCCTGATCCCAGAAACTAACTTCCACGGTGACACCTTAGTCACAGTGACTGTGCGTGATAATGAAATCAGCTCTGATGCTGCCAGCACTAGCTTTATGCTGACGGTAGAGTCTGATGGCGTTGAACCTACGCCAGTCACCCCTGTGACTCCTGAAACCCCAGAGCCAGAATCTAGCTCCGGCGGTGCCTTAGGATGGAGCTTACTCAGCTTGCTTTCTATGGCATTTATTCGCCGCGCTAAAAAAGCCACTCGTGCTTAATTAGCTTAATTCTCCAGTCAAAAAGAGGGACGTATGTCCCTCTTTTTATTGGGTTAATATCTTCCTGTTATTCGAACTGTTCACGGGGTAATATGAATAGCATTAGTGGATGCTATGCTTTATTAGGCACAAATCGACAAGGGAAGAAGATGACTACAGAACGCTATTTTTACGAGCCGAGCAAGGGACATGGATTATCGCACGACCCCTTAAATGCGATTGTCGCTCCCAGACCCATAGGCTGGATCTCCTCGCGCAGTGCCCTGGGGCAACGCAATCTCGCGCCCTATAGTTTTTTCAATTGTTTCAACTACAAACCACCTATCATCGGCTTTGCCAGCACGGGCTGGAAGGACAGTGTCGCCAATATCGTCGACACCGGCGAGTTCGTCTGGAACCTCACCACCCGCAGCCTTGCCGAGAAAATGAATCAAACTTCCGCCATGTTGCCCCGCGGGGAGGACGAGTTTGCCTTTGCCGGACTCACCCCCAAGGCGGGCACTATCGTCCAAGCCGAGCTGGTGGCCGAAAGCCCAGTAAACTTTGAATGTAAGCTTTCTCAATGTATTCAATTAACTGCCGCTAATGGGGACAAGATTGATACTTGGCTCGTCTTAGGTGAAGTCGTTGCCGTGCATATCGCCAAGCATTTGCTCAATAGTGAAGGTGTGTATCAAACCGCCCTCGCTGAACCCGTACTGCGCGCCGGCGGCCCATCCGCCTACTATGGGATCTCGGAAGAGCAAAGGTTTGATTTGCATAGACCACAAGTGTAGGGCGCTTAAACGCCGCTAGGCTTGAGAAGCAAACAGCGTTTGAGCTTAGAGTGTTAATTGTAGGTTTGGGTGTAATTTCTCGCTTCTAGCTTTTAAATCAAAGTCAAAGTCGTGGGGCTTCACCCCACACCCGACCAAGGAGGACTGCTCGTCCTATCCTCCTTGGATGCTCCATGACGCCCCTAGCGAAGTTACATGCATTAGTTACCTGTCTCATACTCCAATAAAAATTGCCTAACGGCTCAGATGGGACATCCATGTCCCCTCGAGCCTGCGCCATCATCCATGATGTCGCCACGGCATTTTTATCTGCGTATTTCGACAACTTCGCAGGGGAAGGTGTAACTCTTAAAATTTGGCGTTCTCTTTTCTTCTTTAAAAGCATAATAGTTTCGGACGTTAGATTTTCATCAACATGACTAAATCAAAACCGTCTTATTGCTATTTACTCGATAAAAGATCGCTAAATACATGTTCCAATACTGAAATATGATATGAGTTAACTTCACCAAACCTTTCTTCTGGGACTTTATGTATTTGACCACCAATTTTCCTTGTATAGTGAGAGGCCTGTATGCCTCTTATTTTTGCTAATGATAAATCAATTTGAATATTTTTTACCCTGCAGAACGCCATAATAGTATAAAAATCTTTATCTCCAAATTTATGAGATAGTGCGGCTGTTGCTGCCGTAAATGCTTCATCTGCTCGAGCATTTGCCTTTCTAACATCTACTTTTGTTTCATGTATGTAGTTTAAAGTTGTACGTTGTGCTTCTTCTAGCATGCTCATTCTTTTGTCATGTTGAACTAATACCTGAGCTTGATTAAGCAGCTGTTCTGCTGGCGTAAGTAACCGTTGTGCATCAAAATATGCATCAGCTAATTGCTCTTGCACTTGCCAAGAAAAATCGTCAGTAAATGCTTTTACAAGCATAGAATAACCTCGTTGCGTAATTAATATTAATCCACTGGGTGGTATAGGATTACGATAATTTGCAACAAATGCCTGGTCATTTACTGTTGCAATATAGTAATGTTTATTAATCTGCAATTTTGATTGATTCTGATTAAATATATTGTAGGTTGTATTGGGTGAGACTCGGTGAAGTTTATCTAAGGAGTCTAAGGTTAAAACTCTCTCAGAGTTAAATTCAATAACAGGTAAGGTTAAATCGACCACTGTGACTTGATTTTGATCATTCATATCTAATCCACTCTTTAGTGTTAATTAATTATTTCTACCATAGAGTTTCATGTTAAATCTATAATTTTGGATTATTTATCCAGTATTAGATCTGGTGCTGATGGGATATATGTGATGCAAAAGGTTGCAATGTACCCAAGAGGGCGTTCAACTCCTCTAGGCGCTTCACTCCACGACGTTGACTTTGATTTGAGTGAATCTAATTTGTGGCAAAGCATTGTTTAATCGATAAATAAATTGTCAGGATATTGAAATAGCGAAGGAGAGACTGGTGCCTTTTGATTTATCGGAAGAACAGTTAGCGCTAACGGAACAAGAGTTGGGGGCGACACTGCCTCGAGAGTACCGTGAAGCGATGAAATTAGATAATGGTGGAGAAGCCGTTAGAGCAGAAGATGATTGGGAGTTGTATCCGATTAAAGATACTTCCGATAGGAAACGGATTTCCCGCACTTGCAATCATATCCTTTATGAAACTGAGTCGTGCAAAGGGTTCCACCATTTCCCCGATAATGCCGTCGCGATTGCGGGCAATGGGTTAGGCGACCAAATGGTTTTTATCAAAGAATCAGGCCGGATTTTGGACTCTGTGTATTTGTGGCTGCATGAAACGGGTGAGCTCCAACAATTAGCCGCTTCATTTAATGGAATTGAAAAGTTGTAAGCAGAGTCAGTCGCATCATCTTTTTTCCTTAGTGAAACCCTTTAGATATCTGATTTAGCTGAAGAGTCTAAGATTTCGTTGGGCTTGAGAGATTAAGCATTGGCATGAAAGTGACCGTTGGCGGCATGGATGCCGCCATCGAGCATACATGGATGTACTCGCTGTGTGTCACTGGAATGACAGTGCTTAATCCTTACACTTAATCAAATCGCCCTTAAAAACAAAACCCCAGTGCAAACTGGGGTTTATTGTTTTAAACCTAGGTTGGCAAAGGTTAATCAGCCAAGCGACAAATCACGCGTTATTTGATAAACGCGAAGGCATCGCCGTAGAGATGGGCTTCATCGACACCCATTTCGCGGAAGATTTCGCGGGCGGCGCCGACCATATCGAAACGACCTGCGATATAGATGTCATAGCCGTTTAGGCTAATAAAATCTTGCTTGATTTGCGCGAGCAGGTTGGCGGTTTTACCTTGCCAGTTGGCTGGGGCTTCTTCCACCACGGGCACAAAGTGTAACCAAGGGTGAGCGTCGTGCCATTGGCGGGCGATGCTTTCGTAGTACATCGCATCTTGGGTGCGGCAACCCCAGTAGAGGGTGGTTTCGACCTGTTGGTCTAGGGCGATTTGTTGCTCGACAATACTCTTGATGTACGAGAAGCCTGTGCCACCAGCGATCAATAAACGTGGGCGCTGGCTGTCGTGGCGTAAATGGGCTTCGCCGCCGGGAGCTTCGATGTCGATATGCGTGCTATTACGCAATCTTTCAACCACTTGCATTGGATAGCTTTCGCTGACGGCCGCACCAATATGAAGCTCAATCACTTCGGCATTAGGGGCGGACGCGATAGAGAAGGGACGTTTATCTTTTTCACCCATCACAACACACAGGTATTGTCCCGCTTGAAATTCCAAGGGGGTGTCGGGCTTTAACCACACCTGATATACGGCGTCGTTAAAGGGGGTTACTTTCTCTATCTTACAACGTATGGTTTTCATCAAACTTCCTTTGCACCTTTCATCATTTGTTGTCGTTAGGTGTCACATTAAGGCCGTTAGCGGCCTATTCTCTTGGCTTAAGTGGGTACGAGAGTCGTGCTTAAGCTGAATTATAGGGTTGGGCTGTCGTCTATGCCTAACTCATCCCAGATTGAGTCGATCTTTTGCTTAACCTTAGGATCCATCACAATCGGTGTGCCCCATTCGCGGTTGGTTTCACCTTCCCACTTATTAGTGGCATCGAGACCCATTTTGGAGCCGAGGCCCGCCACGGGGGAGGCAAAGTCGAGGTAATCGATAGGCGTGTTATCGATCATCACGGTGTCGCGCTTAGGATCCATACGGGTGGTAATGGCCCAAATCACATCGTTCCAGTCGCGGCAATTCACATCGTCGTCGACCACCACAATAAACTTGGTATACATAAATTGGCGCAGGAAGGACCAAGCGCCCATCATCACCCGTTTAGCATGGCCAGGATATTGTTTACGAATCGAGATCACCGCTATCCGATAGGAGCAACCTTCGGGAGGCAGGTAAAAATCAATAATTTCAGGATATTGCTTACGCAAAATCGGCACAAACACTTCGTTGAGTGCCACACCTAACATGGCGGGTTCATCCGGTGGACGGCCGGTGTAGGTGCTGTGGTAAATCGGATCCTTACGGTGGGTAATATGGGTCACGGTAAAGACGGGGAATTTATCCGTCTCGTTGTAGTAACCCGTGTGGTCGCCGTAGGGGCCTTCTTCGGCCATTTCGTCGGGATCGATATAGCCTTCGAGGATGATCTCGCTGCTGGCGGGTACTTCTAAATCACAGCTTAAAGCCTTGCAGACTTCGGTGCGCTCGCCGCGCAGCAATCCCGCGAAGGCGTATTCGCTCATGGCATCGGGCACTGGGGTGACTGCGCCTAAAATGGTCACAGGATCAGAGCCTAAGGCAACCACCACAGGGTAACGTTCGCCGGGGAATTGCTCTTTAAAATCGGCAAAGTCGAGGGCGCCACCACGGTGGGACAGCCAGCGCATAATGAGTTTATTCTTGCCGAGCAACTGTTGACGGTAGATCCCAAGGTTTTGGCGACTCTTACGCGGACCTTTGGTAATGGTTAAGCCCCAAGTGACCAAAGGTGCGACATCGCCCGGCCAGCAATGCTGAATCGGCAGCTGAGTTAAATCGACTTCATCGCCCGTTTTTACCACTTGCTGGCAGGCGGGATTACGCACTGTCTTAGGCGGCATATTCAAGGCTTGCTTGAACATGGGGATTTTTGAAATCGCGTCTTTAAAGCCGCGTGGTGGCTCGGGTTCTTTTAAAAACGCCAGCAGCTCACCTACATCGCGCAGCGCGAGCGGGTCTTCTTTGCCCAGCGCCATGGCGACGCGTTTTGGGGTACCAAAGAGGTTGGCCAGCACTGGCATTGAATGATTCGTTGGATTTTCGAATAGGAGTGCAGGGCCTTTGGCGCGTAGAACGCGATCGGCGATCTCTGTCATTTCTAAATGAGGATCAACGGGGTAGCTAATGCGTTTGAGTTCGCCATTGGCTTCCAGATGATCAATAAAGCTGCGTAAATCCTTAAAACTCATGTGGAAATAGCCTCTGCAGTGGAAATCCGTGTGGCGCGCACTATAGCATTTTTCTGTTTTAGGGTTAACCTATTCAGTGATCTTCCAGCTTTGGAAGCGTAAAATGCTTGTCCTAGGTCGATGTTTATTTGACCAGAGCCCGGTATTTCGAGGTTTATATGACACTCTTTCCATGCCTTGTTAAAGATAAATATCTTCAACTTCAATCAGTTTGCTTACCTAAGTCGGCTGAGCCTTGGCATAAAACAGGCTTTAGCTTGTCTTTACTGGGCGCCTTACTGATTTGCACCTTAGCCGTGCCGAATCTGGCGGCGGCGCGCGATCGTGGTAATGATCGCCATAGCGAGAGTCATGGTCGGCACGACAATCATTACAATAATCACCATAAACATGGGGATAGCCACCGCCACTATCGTCCCTATTACCGCCCTTATTATCCTTGGGGATTGGGCCTAGGTGTCGGCTTAGCGACGGGCTGGGGCACGGGTTGGAATCTCGGCTACGGTTGGAACAATAACGGTTGGAACGATTGGGGCTGGAATAGCTCGCGTTATTGGAATTCACCCTATTCGGGCATAGGCTTGTCGATTCCTATGGCCTATGATGATACGCCAGTGGCAGTTTCGCCCCCAGTGCGAGTCACAACGAGTATGCAATATTCGCCGAGTGAAGGCCGTATGGTGTCGAATATGCCAACGAATAGCGCGACTGTGATATCACAGACAGGTGCATCGACGGCTAGGGCATCAACAGCCTCGGCGGAGCAAATTGCCAATGTGCCCCGTGCACGGGCGGCGCGCAGTGTGTCGAGCCTGCCGAGCAATGCCAGAATAGTGCAACAGGATGGCCGTACCTTATATGAGTGGCAAGGTACGCTTTACGCCTTCGATTGGAATAGCCAAACCTATCAAGAGCAGTTAGTGAAGTAATGTTGTTTTAGGCCTTATTGACGGGAGCCCCGAGTGGGCTCCTATTTTTTTCTTAGCCAGTTGTCGTTTTATAGAATCGCGGAGAAATCGTTTGCAAGCAGTTCAACCCCAGACTCAGGCTCAAAGCAGCGCGCTTTGGGTGTTACTCGCCTTGGCATTAGGCACCTTTGCCCTAGGCACCACAGAATTTGCCGCCATGACCTTAGTGCCTTATATCGCCAGTGATTTAAGTGTTGATGTCGCTCATGTGAGTTATGCCATCAGCGCCTATGCCCTTGGGGTGGTGGTGGGCTCGCCCATTATCATGGTGCTGGGGGTGAGGATTAAGCGGCGCACGCTGTTAATCGCCTTGGCCGCCATGATGGCGGTTGCCAATGGCTTAAGCGCCCTGGCACCCAGCTTGAATTGGTTAGTCTTTTTCCGCTTTTTAAGCGGCTTGCCCCATGGTGCATATTTTGGGGTGGCTATGTTACTGGCGGCGTCCTTAGTGCCTCCCGAGATGAAGGCTCGAGCGGTTTCTCGGGTGATTATCGGCTTAACCTTAGCCACTATCGTTGGCGTGCCCTTCGCGACCTGGATGGGACAAACCGTCGGTTGGCGCTCTGGTATCGGCATAGTGGCGATTATTGCCGCCGTGACTGCTGTTATGCTGTATTTTCTCGCGCCAAATGTCGCTGTACCGCAAAATGCCAGCCCAAAAAAAGAGCTGCAAACCCTGAAGAACCGTGAAGTTTGGCTCACGCTCGGCATTGCGGCTATCGGTTTTGGCGGGATTTTCTGTGTGTATACCTATCTGGCCGAGACGCTGATCCAAGTCACCCAAGTCGAGCCCTTTAAAATCCCGGTGATGATGGCGGTCTTTGGGATTGGCGCCACCTTAGGCACCTTAGTCTGTGGCTGGGCGGCGGATAAG encodes:
- a CDS encoding flavin reductase family protein, with protein sequence MTTERYFYEPSKGHGLSHDPLNAIVAPRPIGWISSRSALGQRNLAPYSFFNCFNYKPPIIGFASTGWKDSVANIVDTGEFVWNLTTRSLAEKMNQTSAMLPRGEDEFAFAGLTPKAGTIVQAELVAESPVNFECKLSQCIQLTAANGDKIDTWLVLGEVVAVHIAKHLLNSEGVYQTALAEPVLRAGGPSAYYGISEEQRFDLHRPQV
- a CDS encoding ORF6N domain-containing protein, with protein sequence MNDQNQVTVVDLTLPVIEFNSERVLTLDSLDKLHRVSPNTTYNIFNQNQSKLQINKHYYIATVNDQAFVANYRNPIPPSGLILITQRGYSMLVKAFTDDFSWQVQEQLADAYFDAQRLLTPAEQLLNQAQVLVQHDKRMSMLEEAQRTTLNYIHETKVDVRKANARADEAFTAATAALSHKFGDKDFYTIMAFCRVKNIQIDLSLAKIRGIQASHYTRKIGGQIHKVPEERFGEVNSYHISVLEHVFSDLLSSK
- a CDS encoding SMI1/KNR4 family protein; the protein is MPFDLSEEQLALTEQELGATLPREYREAMKLDNGGEAVRAEDDWELYPIKDTSDRKRISRTCNHILYETESCKGFHHFPDNAVAIAGNGLGDQMVFIKESGRILDSVYLWLHETGELQQLAASFNGIEKL
- the fre gene encoding NAD(P)H-flavin reductase, yielding MKTIRCKIEKVTPFNDAVYQVWLKPDTPLEFQAGQYLCVVMGEKDKRPFSIASAPNAEVIELHIGAAVSESYPMQVVERLRNSTHIDIEAPGGEAHLRHDSQRPRLLIAGGTGFSYIKSIVEQQIALDQQVETTLYWGCRTQDAMYYESIARQWHDAHPWLHFVPVVEEAPANWQGKTANLLAQIKQDFISLNGYDIYIAGRFDMVGAAREIFREMGVDEAHLYGDAFAFIK
- the ubiD gene encoding 4-hydroxy-3-polyprenylbenzoate decarboxylase, whose amino-acid sequence is MSFKDLRSFIDHLEANGELKRISYPVDPHLEMTEIADRVLRAKGPALLFENPTNHSMPVLANLFGTPKRVAMALGKEDPLALRDVGELLAFLKEPEPPRGFKDAISKIPMFKQALNMPPKTVRNPACQQVVKTGDEVDLTQLPIQHCWPGDVAPLVTWGLTITKGPRKSRQNLGIYRQQLLGKNKLIMRWLSHRGGALDFADFKEQFPGERYPVVVALGSDPVTILGAVTPVPDAMSEYAFAGLLRGERTEVCKALSCDLEVPASSEIILEGYIDPDEMAEEGPYGDHTGYYNETDKFPVFTVTHITHRKDPIYHSTYTGRPPDEPAMLGVALNEVFVPILRKQYPEIIDFYLPPEGCSYRIAVISIRKQYPGHAKRVMMGAWSFLRQFMYTKFIVVVDDDVNCRDWNDVIWAITTRMDPKRDTVMIDNTPIDYLDFASPVAGLGSKMGLDATNKWEGETNREWGTPIVMDPKVKQKIDSIWDELGIDDSPTL
- a CDS encoding MFS transporter yields the protein MQAVQPQTQAQSSALWVLLALALGTFALGTTEFAAMTLVPYIASDLSVDVAHVSYAISAYALGVVVGSPIIMVLGVRIKRRTLLIALAAMMAVANGLSALAPSLNWLVFFRFLSGLPHGAYFGVAMLLAASLVPPEMKARAVSRVIIGLTLATIVGVPFATWMGQTVGWRSGIGIVAIIAAVTAVMLYFLAPNVAVPQNASPKKELQTLKNREVWLTLGIAAIGFGGIFCVYTYLAETLIQVTQVEPFKIPVMMAVFGIGATLGTLVCGWAADKSALAAAFWSLVLSTLVLALYPSLTGSYWALMPIVFFVGSGIGLATIVQARLMDVAPDGQAMTGALVQCAFNLANAIGPWVGSLVILSGQGIAATGYAAALLSLGGLVMWWLTHRESRRSSALCTANCID